The proteins below come from a single Salinilacihabitans rarus genomic window:
- a CDS encoding sensor histidine kinase — MFRWPHLIAALGLLSITIAVGQTARGLADEGLALRVALDLVLIGGPGLALVYIGRWLPDSDIDTDLHARIVAWGVGGVAVMFAVIVLRVLHPGVSVDFALGTIEVSLATGSVAGLLVGVHEARATTHARRLERQNETLKRAHEVERRNEELRRTQAQLEAAVTQLERSNERLEQFAYAASHDLQEPLRMVSSYLQLLDRRYGDELDADGREFLGYAVDGADRMRATVEGLLAYSRVETQGEPFESVDLDGVLAEALADLRVKIGETGAEVVAAPLPTVEGDAGQLRQVFQNLVGNALEYADGPPRVHVSAERAGARWLIAVRDGGIGIAPDEQERIFGLFQRLHAADEHEGSGIGLAMCKRIVERHGGEIRVDSVPGEGAMFSFTIPDGPGPFPFPAPTSG; from the coding sequence ATGTTCCGTTGGCCCCACCTCATCGCCGCGCTGGGGCTCCTGTCGATCACAATCGCGGTGGGCCAGACGGCGCGCGGACTCGCCGACGAGGGGCTGGCCCTCCGGGTCGCCCTCGACCTCGTGTTGATCGGCGGCCCGGGGCTCGCGCTGGTGTACATCGGGCGGTGGTTACCCGACAGCGACATCGACACCGACCTCCACGCGCGCATCGTGGCGTGGGGGGTCGGCGGCGTCGCCGTGATGTTCGCCGTCATCGTCCTCAGGGTGCTCCACCCGGGCGTGAGCGTCGACTTCGCGCTCGGGACGATCGAGGTCTCGCTCGCTACCGGCTCCGTCGCCGGCCTGCTGGTCGGCGTCCACGAGGCCCGGGCGACCACGCACGCGCGGCGACTCGAACGGCAGAACGAGACGCTGAAGCGGGCCCACGAGGTCGAGCGGCGAAACGAGGAACTGCGACGGACGCAGGCGCAACTCGAAGCCGCGGTGACCCAGCTAGAGCGCTCGAACGAGCGCCTCGAACAGTTCGCCTACGCCGCCAGCCACGACCTGCAAGAGCCCCTGCGGATGGTGTCGAGCTACCTCCAGTTGCTCGACCGGCGGTACGGGGACGAACTGGACGCCGACGGCCGGGAGTTTCTCGGGTACGCCGTCGACGGCGCCGACCGCATGCGCGCGACCGTCGAGGGCCTGCTCGCGTACTCCCGCGTGGAGACGCAGGGCGAGCCGTTCGAGTCGGTCGACCTCGACGGCGTGCTCGCGGAGGCGCTCGCGGACCTGCGGGTGAAGATCGGGGAGACCGGCGCCGAGGTCGTCGCCGCTCCCCTCCCCACCGTCGAGGGCGACGCGGGTCAGCTACGGCAGGTGTTCCAGAACCTCGTGGGCAACGCGCTCGAATACGCCGACGGGCCGCCGCGGGTACACGTCTCGGCCGAGCGCGCGGGGGCGCGGTGGCTGATCGCGGTGCGCGACGGGGGGATCGGCATCGCCCCCGACGAGCAAGAGCGCATCTTCGGCCTCTTCCAGCGCCTCCACGCGGCCGACGAGCACGAGGGCTCGGGGATCGGCCTCGCGATGTGCAAACGCATCGTCGAACGCCACGGCGGCGAGATCCGCGTCGACTCCGTCCCCGGCGAGGGCGCGATGTTCTCCTTTACGATCCCCGACGGTC